The Sphaerospermopsis torques-reginae ITEP-024 genome has a window encoding:
- the csaB gene encoding polysaccharide pyruvyl transferase CsaB → MRVLLSGYYGKGNGGDEALLATLLQMLPPHVTPVVLSGNPEETSRRYGVESYNRMAFLQVIQALRSCNVFIWGGGSLMQDVTSTISPFYYGGLMAIAQVLKLKTIAWGQGIGPLLRPQTRWLAKRNFAGCIQVSVRDRSSSALLSNWNIPHILAPDPVWALKSQSVAELADLPKPRIAVTLRNHPQLTETRLANLTRALVELQTATQAFILILPFQKSEDLGIAEKIQLQLTDNSQILCLEAPEILKGAFQGVDMVIGMRLHSLIMAASEGCRCFALSYDPKINRLMEDLQIPGWDLENIPDDVDLISKTWLDFYQNGNALSSEKIQSLVNGAFLHRDLLKDALK, encoded by the coding sequence TACGGTAAAGGTAATGGTGGTGATGAAGCTTTGTTAGCTACACTTTTGCAAATGTTACCACCTCATGTCACCCCTGTAGTGCTTTCTGGAAATCCTGAAGAAACGAGTCGGCGTTATGGTGTGGAAAGTTACAACCGCATGGCGTTTTTACAGGTAATTCAAGCTTTACGTTCCTGTAATGTGTTCATCTGGGGTGGTGGTAGTTTAATGCAGGATGTGACTAGTACCATTAGCCCTTTTTATTATGGCGGATTAATGGCGATCGCTCAAGTCCTAAAATTAAAAACTATAGCTTGGGGACAGGGAATAGGACCTTTATTGCGTCCGCAAACTCGCTGGTTAGCAAAGCGAAATTTTGCTGGTTGTATTCAAGTCAGTGTACGCGATCGCTCTAGTTCGGCTTTATTATCAAATTGGAATATACCACATATTCTTGCACCTGATCCAGTTTGGGCATTAAAGTCGCAGTCAGTAGCAGAATTAGCAGATTTACCAAAACCAAGAATTGCAGTTACTTTAAGAAATCATCCCCAACTTACAGAAACTAGATTAGCAAATTTAACTCGTGCTTTGGTGGAGTTACAAACAGCTACCCAAGCCTTTATTTTAATATTACCATTTCAAAAAAGCGAAGATTTAGGAATTGCCGAAAAAATTCAACTGCAATTAACAGATAATAGTCAGATTCTTTGTTTAGAAGCACCGGAAATTTTAAAAGGTGCATTTCAGGGTGTAGATATGGTTATTGGAATGCGTCTACATAGTTTAATTATGGCTGCTAGTGAAGGTTGTCGTTGTTTTGCATTGAGTTATGATCCCAAGATAAACAGATTAATGGAAGATTTACAAATACCTGGATGGGATTTAGAAAATATCCCCGATGATGTAGATTTAATTAGTAAAACTTGGTTGGATTTTTATCAAAATGGTAATGCTTTGTCATCCGAAAAAATACAATCTTTGGTAAATGGGGCATTTTTGCATCGGGATTTATTAAAGGATGCTTTAAAGTAA
- a CDS encoding Uma2 family endonuclease, with amino-acid sequence MTAITVNLNPIIQLTDHQFYQLCRENPEVKFERNAKGEIQIMSPTGGGTGKRNVEISADFVFWNRQNKLGVCFDSSTCFKLPNGANRSPDVAWIKKERWDALTLEEQEKFPPIAPDFVLELMSPSDSLEETQEKMREYINNEVRLGWLINRKMRQVEIYRLGKPVEVLEFPQELSGEDVLPGFVLNLQIVWG; translated from the coding sequence ATGACAGCGATCACCGTCAACTTAAATCCTATTATCCAACTCACAGACCATCAATTTTATCAATTGTGTCGAGAAAATCCTGAAGTTAAATTTGAAAGAAATGCAAAAGGAGAAATACAGATTATGTCACCCACAGGAGGAGGAACAGGAAAACGTAATGTTGAAATTTCGGCAGATTTTGTTTTTTGGAATCGTCAAAATAAATTAGGAGTTTGTTTTGATTCTTCCACCTGTTTTAAACTTCCTAATGGTGCAAACCGTTCTCCTGATGTAGCTTGGATAAAAAAAGAAAGATGGGATGCACTCACACTGGAAGAACAGGAAAAGTTTCCACCAATCGCACCCGATTTTGTTTTAGAGTTAATGTCACCCAGTGATAGTTTAGAAGAAACTCAGGAAAAAATGCGGGAGTATATCAATAATGAAGTAAGATTAGGTTGGTTGATTAATCGTAAAATGCGTCAAGTGGAAATTTATCGTCTTGGTAAACCAGTGGAAGTATTAGAATTTCCTCAAGAATTATCAGGTGAAGATGTTTTACCGGGGTTTGTTTTGAATTTGCAAATAGTTTGGGGATAA
- the pgeF gene encoding peptidoglycan editing factor PgeF: MHTWHWHNWEGLPYLTCNLLTPWPHGFFTQQFWPRPPQELTQVLQPEAAAYRLKQVHGNTVLTPQEVDEHLNNSNDELALADGLISEKPLQAVWVASADCTPVLIGDVKIGQVAALHAGWRGTAAQIVPQAIKKMQSQGSKLEDLRIAMGPAIAGEVYQVSVEVAAEIGSTIIPHNDPEKIVAALHDLPDSPLLPDAEPGKVRLDVRRVNALQLEQLGFSGEQIAIAPYCTYQSPEHFFSYRREKEKKVQWSGIVSLS; encoded by the coding sequence ATGCACACTTGGCACTGGCACAATTGGGAAGGTCTACCTTACCTGACTTGTAATCTTTTGACACCTTGGCCTCATGGTTTTTTTACCCAGCAGTTTTGGCCACGTCCACCGCAGGAGTTAACACAGGTACTGCAACCAGAAGCTGCTGCTTATCGTTTAAAACAAGTTCACGGTAATACTGTTTTGACTCCCCAAGAGGTAGATGAACATTTAAACAACAGCAATGATGAGTTGGCGTTAGCAGATGGTTTAATCAGTGAAAAACCTTTACAGGCTGTTTGGGTGGCTTCTGCTGATTGTACACCGGTGCTGATTGGGGATGTCAAAATCGGACAGGTAGCGGCTTTACACGCGGGTTGGCGGGGTACAGCAGCGCAGATTGTTCCCCAAGCCATTAAAAAGATGCAATCTCAAGGTAGCAAACTGGAAGATTTACGCATTGCTATGGGTCCTGCGATCGCAGGTGAAGTTTACCAAGTTTCCGTGGAAGTGGCTGCGGAAATTGGAAGCACTATTATACCACATAATGACCCAGAAAAAATAGTTGCTGCTTTACACGATTTACCTGATTCACCTTTATTACCGGATGCAGAACCGGGAAAGGTGCGTTTAGATGTGCGTCGTGTTAATGCTTTGCAGTTAGAGCAGTTGGGGTTTAGTGGAGAACAAATTGCGATCGCTCCTTACTGTACCTATCAATCTCCTGAACACTTCTTTTCTTATCGTCGAGAAAAGGAGAAAAAGGTGCAATGGTCAGGAATTGTTAGTTTATCTTAA
- a CDS encoding biotin--[acetyl-CoA-carboxylase] ligase yields MEFDRQLLENFLHLGRKQPCIPFSLHIFDSLPSTNQMVWDLIAQGAKPGSVVIATQQTAGRGQWGRQWLSPAGGLYLSMAIAPQLEVTNSYQLTLASAWGIASHLRKCGITVGIKWPNDLVLNRRKLGGILTETRVFQGHITQAVIGVGINWANPVPETGINLKSWQTTQNDQAISGLEMLTAQVLLGIQSGLECLNNEGISILLSRYLHLLTNIGDHVYVNNLLGTVVGVTPEGNLRLQMAEYNRTELIKAEISVEPGTISLGYS; encoded by the coding sequence GTGGAATTTGATCGGCAACTTTTAGAAAATTTCTTACACTTAGGGCGTAAGCAACCATGTATACCATTTTCTCTACACATTTTTGACAGTCTCCCGTCAACTAATCAAATGGTATGGGACTTGATCGCCCAAGGAGCAAAACCAGGATCTGTAGTGATTGCCACCCAACAAACCGCAGGTAGGGGACAATGGGGAAGACAATGGTTATCTCCTGCGGGTGGTTTATACCTTTCAATGGCGATCGCTCCTCAACTAGAAGTCACCAATAGCTATCAACTAACCTTAGCTAGTGCTTGGGGAATTGCTTCACACTTACGAAAGTGTGGCATAACAGTAGGAATAAAATGGCCGAATGATTTAGTATTAAATCGTCGCAAACTAGGCGGCATTTTAACAGAAACCAGGGTTTTTCAAGGGCATATTACCCAAGCTGTGATTGGTGTTGGTATAAACTGGGCTAACCCAGTACCAGAAACTGGCATCAACTTAAAATCCTGGCAAACTACCCAGAATGATCAAGCTATTTCTGGGCTAGAAATGCTCACTGCTCAAGTTTTGCTGGGAATACAGTCCGGTCTAGAGTGTCTAAACAACGAAGGAATAAGCATACTACTGTCTCGTTATCTGCATTTACTGACAAACATCGGTGATCATGTGTATGTCAATAATCTCTTAGGCACTGTAGTTGGGGTGACACCCGAAGGAAATCTCCGCTTACAAATGGCTGAATATAATAGGACAGAACTGATAAAAGCAGAAATTTCTGTAGAACCCGGTACAATCAGTTTGGGTTACTCTTAA
- a CDS encoding peptidoglycan DD-metalloendopeptidase family protein, translating into MTQPHKSAHNRLNNKRTQSLTTKRFASTLPAQALTWLSSVSLLSGGFVLAQTESSVDNIVPTIESSQPTAVAETGTKETAAPEAVKSTPDFAERRARLKKKLNNKEVSQTAEPLRQSQPKAENSQPVVIIKTSQPKAETSQVKKPETSVNSAPEKPAEVAKPANNNAGDTGSATARKTKDYNNTQIDPTEYNGTATSNYEPPSSVVVTERSSGCEAVFSKREIAAGACGKKATDTPTVADAPKKSAPTWIKKSETASLEKTPKTPQVATKSNSEPVAAQSNSEPQSVVKTVAGAVNNNQSWRTAQTNTSSSTKTAYRPNRFIPQPSEFSPTTTVNATPIAPSFGSLPAPMAEDNIAPRPSNVSYDFALAAVLPQVPYSNTFAYAYRGGSSGVAFPLSFAAPVTSLFGWRIHPITGDRRFHAGTDIGAPTGTPILAAARGQVETADWIGGYGLTVIINHSSAQQTLYAHMSDILVRPGQWVEPGMVIGRVGSTGNSTGPHLHFEVRHLTPNGWVAVDPGVKLQAGLNNLVYNNRTAQAR; encoded by the coding sequence ATGACGCAGCCTCATAAATCTGCCCATAACCGCTTGAATAATAAGCGAACTCAAAGTTTAACAACAAAACGCTTTGCTTCTACATTACCAGCCCAAGCCCTGACTTGGTTGAGTAGTGTTAGCCTGTTAAGTGGTGGTTTTGTGTTGGCTCAAACGGAATCATCAGTAGATAACATTGTTCCCACTATTGAAAGTTCCCAACCGACAGCAGTTGCAGAGACAGGAACAAAAGAAACTGCTGCCCCAGAAGCAGTAAAATCAACACCAGATTTTGCTGAACGCAGAGCCAGACTGAAAAAGAAACTCAACAATAAAGAAGTTTCCCAAACAGCAGAACCGTTGAGACAGTCTCAACCAAAAGCAGAAAATTCTCAACCTGTTGTCATCATTAAAACTTCTCAACCGAAAGCGGAAACGTCACAGGTGAAAAAACCAGAGACTTCTGTTAACTCAGCACCTGAGAAACCCGCAGAAGTAGCTAAACCAGCAAATAATAATGCTGGGGATACTGGCAGCGCCACAGCGAGGAAAACCAAAGATTACAATAACACCCAGATTGACCCCACCGAATACAATGGGACTGCAACTAGCAACTATGAACCACCCAGTTCTGTAGTTGTTACAGAAAGGTCTAGCGGTTGTGAAGCGGTTTTTTCTAAAAGAGAAATTGCTGCTGGTGCTTGTGGTAAAAAAGCCACTGATACCCCTACTGTAGCTGATGCACCCAAAAAATCAGCACCTACTTGGATCAAAAAAAGTGAAACCGCTAGTTTAGAAAAAACGCCAAAAACACCGCAAGTAGCCACTAAATCTAACTCAGAACCAGTAGCTGCTCAGTCTAACTCAGAACCCCAGAGTGTGGTGAAAACGGTTGCTGGTGCTGTCAATAATAATCAAAGTTGGCGTACTGCCCAAACAAATACTAGCAGTTCTACAAAAACCGCCTATCGTCCGAATCGGTTTATTCCTCAACCCAGCGAGTTTTCCCCAACTACAACCGTCAATGCTACACCCATCGCCCCCAGCTTTGGCAGTTTACCCGCGCCAATGGCAGAGGATAATATAGCACCACGTCCAAGTAATGTATCTTATGATTTTGCTCTGGCAGCGGTTTTACCACAAGTTCCTTACAGTAACACCTTTGCTTATGCTTACCGTGGTGGTAGTTCGGGAGTAGCTTTTCCCTTATCTTTTGCTGCGCCTGTAACTTCTTTATTTGGTTGGCGGATACATCCTATAACTGGCGATCGCCGTTTCCACGCAGGTACAGATATAGGAGCGCCCACAGGTACACCAATTTTAGCAGCAGCCAGAGGTCAAGTAGAAACCGCTGACTGGATTGGTGGTTACGGTTTAACCGTGATTATTAATCACAGTTCTGCCCAACAAACTCTCTACGCTCATATGTCAGACATCTTAGTTCGTCCTGGTCAGTGGGTAGAACCAGGAATGGTGATCGGTCGTGTGGGTAGCACTGGTAACTCCACTGGTCCTCACCTACACTTTGAAGTCCGCCACCTCACACCCAACGGTTGGGTTGCTGTTGACCCTGGTGTGAAGTTACAAGCAGGACTGAATAACTTGGTGTACAACAACAGAACAGCACAGGCAAGGTAG
- a CDS encoding riboflavin synthase, whose product MFTGLIQGLGKIKPLSNNLWQITFVSHSDAIMQDLTYGDSVAVDGVCLTVEEILKDGFIATASPETLRRTTLGREETQAGYVNLETSLRVGGKVGGHFVMGHVDGMGELISAEQTATSWEMTFVAPEAIARYIVPKGSIAINGISLTVATYQPENSQFTVAVIPLTYSETNLSCLSSGSWVNLEADILGKYVEKFISPGKTPHQEDITPAFLIEHGYL is encoded by the coding sequence ATGTTTACAGGATTAATTCAAGGATTAGGTAAAATTAAACCCTTATCTAACAATTTGTGGCAGATTACTTTTGTTAGCCACTCGGATGCCATTATGCAAGATTTGACTTATGGCGATAGTGTCGCAGTAGATGGCGTATGTCTGACGGTGGAAGAAATTTTAAAAGACGGTTTTATTGCCACTGCTTCACCAGAAACCCTGCGTCGTACCACTTTAGGGAGAGAAGAAACCCAAGCCGGATATGTCAACCTAGAAACGTCGCTGCGAGTGGGGGGTAAGGTAGGAGGTCATTTTGTCATGGGTCATGTAGACGGGATGGGAGAATTAATTTCAGCGGAACAGACAGCGACCTCTTGGGAAATGACCTTTGTAGCACCGGAGGCGATCGCTCGCTATATCGTCCCTAAAGGTAGCATCGCCATCAACGGTATCAGTCTCACCGTAGCCACCTATCAACCCGAAAACTCCCAGTTTACCGTCGCAGTCATTCCCCTTACCTACTCGGAAACAAACCTGAGTTGTTTAAGTTCTGGTAGTTGGGTAAACTTAGAAGCCGATATCCTGGGTAAATACGTGGAAAAATTCATTTCCCCAGGCAAAACACCACATCAAGAGGACATTACACCCGCATTCTTAATAGAACACGGGTATTTATAG
- a CDS encoding bifunctional nuclease family protein, with protein sequence MIEMRVAGIALDAITRSPIVLLKDSSDRRALPIYIGQDQARAIMGAMEHQKPPRPLTHDLMVNVLEAWNMTLEKVIIHSLQKDTFYAALIVQQGEVKKEIDSRPSDAIAIALRTNAPIWVMEEVVADASIPVDRDADEAEQQAFREFVSNLRPEDLIKRFGNSDG encoded by the coding sequence ATGATTGAAATGAGAGTCGCTGGTATAGCTTTAGATGCCATAACCCGTAGTCCGATTGTACTCCTGAAAGATAGTTCAGATCGTCGGGCTTTACCAATTTATATCGGTCAGGATCAAGCTAGGGCGATTATGGGTGCTATGGAGCATCAAAAACCCCCTAGACCTTTAACTCATGACTTGATGGTGAATGTTTTGGAAGCATGGAATATGACCTTAGAAAAGGTGATAATTCATTCTTTGCAAAAGGATACATTCTACGCTGCTTTAATTGTGCAGCAAGGAGAGGTAAAAAAAGAAATAGATTCTCGTCCTAGTGATGCGATCGCCATTGCTTTAAGGACAAATGCACCGATTTGGGTAATGGAAGAAGTGGTAGCAGATGCTTCTATTCCCGTTGATCGTGATGCTGATGAAGCTGAACAACAAGCTTTCCGGGAGTTCGTTTCTAATCTTCGTCCTGAAGATTTAATCAAGCGATTCGGTAATAGTGATGGTTAA
- a CDS encoding aldo/keto reductase encodes MQYRRFGKTNLKLSVFSLGTMRYLNSVETAHKTIAKALSLGINHIETARGYGKSEEYLGTAIKTGLSVPRNQLYITTKIPPCADADTMRRCIDESLQRLNIDYLDCLGIHGLNTQQHLKWVEAKNGCMQAVQEALNDGRIKHIGFSTHGALEIILAAINTDFFEFVNLHYYYFFQRNNLAIEAATEKDMGVFIISPADKGGRLYTPPDKLKELCQPFTPLELNYRFLLSDSRITTLSVGAATPEELIAPLAVSHNINELTTEEIKVFKNLENKQNQTLETDKCSQCYACLPCPENINIPEVLRLRNLAVAYDMIDYGKYRYGMFENAGHWFPGMKGNRCTECGDCLPKCPENLDIPALLNDTHERLNGKAGRRLWS; translated from the coding sequence ATGCAATATCGCCGTTTTGGTAAAACAAATTTAAAATTATCGGTTTTTTCTCTGGGGACAATGCGTTATTTAAATAGCGTAGAAACTGCCCATAAAACCATTGCAAAAGCTTTATCTTTAGGAATTAATCACATAGAAACTGCTAGGGGTTATGGGAAAAGTGAGGAGTATTTAGGTACAGCAATTAAAACAGGTTTATCAGTACCACGAAATCAATTATATATCACTACGAAAATTCCTCCCTGTGCTGATGCTGACACCATGAGGCGCTGTATTGATGAATCTTTACAACGTTTAAATATAGATTATTTAGATTGTTTAGGTATTCATGGTTTAAATACTCAGCAACATCTGAAATGGGTAGAAGCTAAAAATGGCTGTATGCAAGCTGTACAAGAAGCATTAAATGATGGTAGAATTAAACATATTGGTTTTTCTACTCATGGTGCTTTAGAGATTATTTTGGCAGCAATTAATACAGATTTTTTTGAATTTGTTAATCTTCATTATTATTATTTTTTCCAACGTAATAATTTAGCTATTGAAGCAGCAACCGAAAAAGATATGGGTGTATTTATAATTTCTCCTGCTGATAAAGGAGGAAGACTTTACACACCACCAGATAAATTAAAAGAACTGTGTCAACCTTTCACACCTTTAGAATTAAATTATCGGTTTTTATTGAGTGATTCAAGAATTACAACTTTAAGCGTCGGTGCTGCAACTCCAGAAGAATTAATTGCACCTTTGGCAGTTTCTCATAATATTAATGAGTTAACAACGGAAGAGATAAAAGTTTTTAAAAACTTAGAAAATAAACAAAATCAAACTTTAGAAACTGATAAATGTAGTCAATGTTATGCTTGTTTACCTTGTCCTGAAAACATCAATATTCCTGAAGTTTTAAGATTAAGAAATTTAGCAGTTGCTTATGATATGATTGATTATGGAAAATATCGTTATGGAATGTTTGAAAATGCGGGTCATTGGTTTCCCGGAATGAAAGGAAATCGGTGTACAGAATGCGGTGATTGTTTACCGAAATGTCCTGAAAATTTAGATATTCCTGCTTTGTTAAATGATACCCATGAAAGATTAAATGGGAAAGCGGGAAGGAGGTTGTGGAGTTAG
- a CDS encoding type ISP restriction/modification enzyme has protein sequence MSDFNNYIQDLQEKIKHGGERSHYSSLERLIEGLIIGVNVIVEEKGNQAGIPDLTIRKNDRVVGYIEAKYVTIDISKLDKYEQIKRYLESNIGYNFILTNYLDFRWYVDGECEKIAKLANIKDNEISLVDDLQPITELLQAFINQKAKDINNYYDLAKAMATYTKTIRNAIESSLIIETTTDELKELKETFKKLLLLDIDNASFADMYAQTIAYGLFTAKINHAQNPGNFVFNRTNASIYITEKIPFLKGFFDIVINANGANSVSKIHKSIENLIELFNTIDMTNILENFGRETRTEDPVLHFYETFLAAYQASLRKSRGVYYTPEPVVNFIVRAVNDILIDRNIFDLEYGLGNRRVTILDPATGTGTFLYAVIKQMRDNVAKYGVDRWNLWLKDAEVLNRLFGFELLMTAYTIAHLKLGLLLADFKYEFAPDERLKIYLTNALEEGIKQGDLIPGITQIIAEESSQAANVKTEIPIMVVLGNPPYSVSSQNASKRKRILNQDEKYLADVEYTGLVWNRVLKNGKAGKTVTELTHIGELLELYKGRVRLEGEKNIQPLDDDYIKFIRFAQHQIQKTPQGYGIIGFITNHSYINGLIHRGMREELLKYFDTLYIMDLHGNSLLKETAPDGGIDENVFDIQQGVAILIAVREKSAPDYFSTAYKSRDGVKELAQVFYYDLWGCREDKYNFLESTSLDNVNWIEVIPTAPNYFFAPKNFDLATEYNQGWSITDIFPVNSTGVKTHRDHFVIDFELEELRKRIEDFRDLDITDDNLANIYDLRDTRDWKISIKRKLLSSNPDWMNYFTTCLYRPFDTRFYYHHQDVVELTRNEIMQNVDKLNNIGLILCRQQSQSGEWSLVSVSDQIIECCAISNKTRETNYLFLLYTYPNTDNDQTNLFIEKTANLSPKFLAAIKNKLGKTPTPEQIFYYAYAIFHSPTYRSRYAEFLKIDFPRLPLTSNQSLFTALVTKGEALVNLHLMKSERLENLITTYQEIGDNQITEVTYHSELQRVYINKQNYFTDIPQHIWEFKIGGYQVLDKWLKDRKNAKRKLSDEEIIHYQKIVVALTETLRIMGEVDKIIPGFPID, from the coding sequence ATGTCAGATTTTAATAATTACATCCAAGATTTACAAGAAAAGATTAAACATGGTGGTGAACGTAGTCATTACTCTAGTTTAGAACGTTTGATTGAGGGTTTAATTATTGGTGTTAATGTCATAGTTGAAGAAAAAGGTAATCAAGCTGGTATTCCTGATCTGACTATCAGAAAAAATGACAGGGTTGTGGGATATATTGAAGCTAAATATGTTACTATTGATATTAGTAAGTTAGATAAATATGAACAAATTAAACGTTATTTGGAATCTAATATTGGTTATAATTTTATATTAACAAATTATCTAGATTTTCGTTGGTATGTAGATGGTGAATGTGAAAAAATAGCTAAATTAGCTAATATCAAAGACAATGAAATTTCTTTGGTTGATGATTTACAACCGATTACGGAATTATTACAAGCATTTATTAATCAAAAAGCTAAAGATATTAATAACTATTATGATTTAGCTAAAGCAATGGCAACTTATACTAAAACTATCAGAAATGCTATTGAATCATCTTTGATTATTGAAACAACAACTGATGAATTAAAGGAATTAAAAGAAACTTTTAAAAAATTACTACTTTTAGATATAGATAACGCTAGTTTTGCGGATATGTACGCCCAAACTATTGCTTATGGTTTATTTACTGCAAAGATAAATCATGCACAAAACCCAGGAAATTTTGTTTTTAACCGCACCAATGCTAGTATTTATATTACTGAAAAAATACCTTTTTTAAAAGGATTTTTCGATATAGTAATTAATGCTAATGGTGCTAATAGTGTTAGTAAAATTCACAAATCAATTGAAAATTTAATAGAATTATTTAACACAATAGATATGACCAATATTTTAGAAAATTTTGGTCGAGAAACGCGAACAGAAGATCCAGTTTTGCATTTTTATGAAACATTTTTAGCAGCTTATCAAGCATCATTAAGAAAAAGTCGCGGTGTTTATTATACTCCTGAACCTGTAGTTAATTTTATTGTGCGTGCAGTTAATGATATTTTAATTGATAGAAATATTTTTGATTTAGAATACGGGTTAGGTAATAGACGAGTAACAATTCTTGATCCTGCAACGGGAACAGGGACATTTTTATATGCAGTCATTAAACAAATGCGTGATAATGTTGCTAAATATGGTGTTGATAGATGGAATCTGTGGTTAAAAGATGCAGAAGTTTTAAATCGTTTATTTGGATTTGAATTATTAATGACTGCTTATACAATAGCACATTTAAAATTAGGTTTATTATTAGCAGATTTTAAATATGAGTTTGCACCGGATGAAAGGTTAAAAATATATTTAACTAATGCTTTGGAAGAAGGGATCAAACAAGGTGATTTAATTCCTGGAATTACTCAAATTATAGCAGAAGAATCTAGTCAAGCTGCAAATGTGAAAACAGAAATTCCCATTATGGTAGTATTGGGTAATCCTCCCTATTCCGTGAGTTCACAAAATGCGAGTAAACGCAAGAGAATTTTAAATCAAGATGAGAAATATTTAGCAGATGTGGAATATACGGGTTTGGTGTGGAATAGAGTTTTGAAAAATGGTAAAGCTGGGAAAACAGTTACAGAATTAACCCATATTGGGGAACTTTTAGAATTATATAAAGGTAGGGTGAGATTAGAAGGTGAGAAAAATATTCAACCTTTAGATGATGATTATATTAAATTTATTCGGTTTGCACAACATCAAATTCAAAAAACTCCTCAAGGTTATGGAATTATCGGTTTTATTACTAATCATTCCTATATTAATGGTTTGATTCACCGAGGAATGAGAGAGGAGTTATTGAAATATTTTGATACTTTATATATCATGGATTTACATGGTAATTCTTTACTGAAAGAAACTGCACCAGATGGTGGTATTGATGAAAATGTTTTTGATATTCAGCAAGGGGTAGCGATTTTAATTGCTGTCAGGGAAAAAAGCGCACCTGATTATTTTTCTACTGCTTATAAATCTAGAGATGGGGTGAAGGAGTTAGCGCAGGTTTTTTATTATGATTTGTGGGGATGTCGGGAGGATAAATATAATTTTTTAGAGTCTACAAGTTTAGATAATGTTAATTGGATAGAGGTGATACCTACAGCACCTAATTACTTTTTTGCACCGAAAAATTTTGATTTAGCTACAGAATATAATCAAGGTTGGAGTATTACAGATATTTTTCCTGTAAATTCAACAGGAGTTAAGACTCATCGAGATCATTTTGTTATAGATTTTGAGTTGGAAGAACTACGTAAAAGAATAGAAGATTTTAGAGATTTAGATATAACAGATGATAATTTAGCTAATATTTATGATCTGCGAGATACTCGTGATTGGAAAATTAGTATCAAAAGAAAATTATTATCTAGTAATCCAGATTGGATGAATTATTTTACTACTTGTTTATATCGTCCCTTTGATACAAGGTTTTACTATCATCATCAGGATGTTGTAGAGTTAACTAGAAATGAAATTATGCAGAATGTAGATAAATTAAATAATATTGGTTTAATTTTATGTCGTCAACAGTCTCAATCTGGAGAATGGAGTTTAGTGAGTGTTTCTGATCAAATTATAGAATGTTGCGCTATTTCTAATAAAACTAGAGAAACTAATTATTTATTTCTCCTGTATACATACCCAAATACAGATAATGATCAAACAAATCTTTTTATAGAAAAAACTGCTAATTTATCTCCTAAATTTTTAGCAGCGATTAAAAACAAACTTGGTAAAACACCTACACCAGAACAAATATTTTACTATGCTTACGCTATTTTTCATAGTCCTACTTATCGCAGTCGATATGCAGAGTTTCTCAAAATAGATTTTCCCCGTCTTCCTTTAACCAGTAATCAAAGTTTATTTACTGCTTTAGTAACTAAAGGAGAAGCATTAGTTAATTTACATTTAATGAAATCTGAGAGACTTGAAAACTTAATTACAACATATCAGGAAATAGGAGATAATCAAATTACTGAAGTTACATATCATTCAGAATTACAGAGAGTTTATATTAATAAACAGAATTATTTTACAGATATTCCTCAACATATTTGGGAATTTAAGATTGGTGGATATCAAGTTTTAGATAAATGGTTAAAAGATAGAAAAAACGCTAAACGCAAATTATCAGATGAGGAAATTATCCATTATCAAAAAATTGTGGTTGCGTTAACTGAAACTTTACGTATTATGGGAGAAGTTGATAAAATTATTCCTGGGTTTCCTATTGATTAA
- a CDS encoding carbon dioxide-concentrating mechanism protein CcmK, producing the protein MTLALGMIEVYGVPTAVEAADAMCKAARITFVGYENTDLGRITILIRGDVAEVKMAVTQGLESVVKVNGGEILSHHIIPRPHENLECVLPIYQSSRINQFNSDIRFPPPLSN; encoded by the coding sequence TTGACATTAGCATTAGGCATGATAGAAGTATATGGTGTTCCCACAGCAGTGGAAGCAGCAGACGCAATGTGTAAAGCTGCTAGAATCACATTTGTAGGTTATGAAAATACAGATTTAGGCAGAATTACAATTTTAATTCGTGGTGATGTGGCTGAAGTGAAAATGGCAGTTACTCAAGGATTAGAATCTGTTGTAAAAGTCAATGGTGGTGAGATACTTTCCCATCACATTATTCCTCGTCCCCATGAAAATTTAGAATGTGTTTTACCAATTTATCAAAGTTCTAGGATTAACCAATTTAATTCAGATATCCGTTTTCCTCCCCCATTAAGTAATTAA